The Bacillota bacterium sequence AACACCGGGAACAACAATAAGCCTAGTTGTTGTTGTAGACCCTGATGACACTATCATGGAATTAGATGAGCTAAATAACAGGGTTGAAAAGGTAACCGCGGCAATTGAGCCTGAGCCTCCTATAATCTATACAGTGAATACAGCTCCGGTAACAAGCGAGACAAGCGGAAATGGCTCGCAGGAAAGTACGGAAGCTGCAGGGCAACAGGAAACTTCTATTATGGATACTGATAATGACCAGATACCTGATTCAAAAGAGGCCTTATATGGCACCTCAATCGACAATCCCGACTGCGACGGAGATGGAATCATTGACGGGAAAGACATGTCGCCGCTAATAAACCCAGCAGAACCAACATGGTTGGAAGTTCAGAAAAAGGGTATGATAAGAATCAAACAGCCATTCATGGCATTTGGTCTTGATGGATGGGTGAAAAGATATACACTTCAAGGTATTCCTCCTTCATTGGTGTTCAACCAGACATATGAAGATGATGGCACCAAGAAAAGCAAGATGAATGACACCTATTACAAAAAAGCACTAGATAAAGTTTTTGCAAATAGTAAGTTTGCAGCCTATAAGCTTGAAAATGTTTCACCCGCTGATGTATGCGGAATAAATACAAACATAATAGAAGACTTACATGATTACTATCATGAGAGTAGTACTATATATCAAGCAGATATTTTACATCCCGTCGAGTACAGGTTTTATTATGATTTTATAACGGATTTTCAGTTCGCGTACATGAAAAACAATATAGAAATGAAATATCCTGATGAAAACAATTATTACAGGTATCTTCTCTTCCCTGCCAAGCTTTCAGCAGGACATGAACAGACCATATGCATACAGTTCAAGGACATTACCATGTACAATTCCATAAACTACCAGGATGATAATCACTTCAAGTTACCGGCCTTTTCGTATGCATTCTATCGTACGAATAATTTTGATGATGACAATAATATGCCATTTTATGAAAATATTGCAGTAGTGGGGATAGAAGAAGCAAATCTATTCCGTGTAAGTTTTAAATTAAGCAAAGAATATGCTCAGTCTGATTCATGCTACCTTAAAATAACCCCCTTATGGGTTGAAAAAAATGGAAGCAGAACAAGTTATTTGCCCATGACACCTTCCTGGAATATAACCGGGATAATGAGAGACATTGTATACCTGGATGATGGGCAGGGTAACAGCAGGATAGTATCAACGGAGATGAAAAGCTTCGACCAGTTGAATTCAAATATAATCACGCCTCCGCAAATACAAAGCCAGCAAAATTCACCTAATTTTAACAAATATACATCATGGATGGGAGCTATTGAATATAACCCTAGTAGTAGTTCAAGTTCAGGTGGTAGCGCTAGCGTTTATAATGTAATAGAATTTACCCTGTCAGTTTGTACGGTTGTTGACAAAATTTCAGATACTGTTTCAAATTTCACCAAGCTCACCGAAAGTTTTGTCACCTCTCAGAATAAAGTCAATGACCTGAATAAACTCCCAACAAATCACTGGGCTAGATCTCCCAAATATTCGGCAGTTACTAATACAATTTCGGTAACAGGCAGCGTTACCTCAATAGTTACCGACGGTAAAGATGCATATGTTGCCTACAAGGATGGCAATACTGTCAAAGCCATATATTATACTTTAAAGGTAGTTACTTCAGGAGTTGAAACGACGGCAAGCCTCGTAAAGATAGGTGAAGAATCACTCGGTTATACAGGGAAAGCAGGGAAGCTTGGAGTGCTGGCTACCAAAAAAGCCACGGCTGCCCTAGCATTAGCTGTAGGGATTATAGAAGTAAGCTACAATGCTTACATGTGGTCAAATACCGATGATCCCATTCTCAAGGGAGCATATGCGGAAAAAATTGCAAGCAGTACTGTTGATACTGGTATTTCGGTAGCGGCTGTTTTTTCACCTCATACATTGGTTTTCCAGGTTACATGGTCAATTGGAGTAGAAATTTATGGAGCCATCTTTGGTTACAATTTTGCGTATAATACCTGTAAATCTCCTGGTACCGCCTTCGTATTCCTTGGACAATACTTTTCGGGCTGCAGCGTACCTTCACAATGGGCACAGGAAGCATACCTCAAAGCAAGGAACGATGCGGTTGATCAAATAAATATGTATAATGATGGTTTCAGGGGGTACTTTGTAACAGTATTCATCGATCCCGACTTGTGACAATTTGTAATAGATAACATAACAAAAAAAGATTTACTTCTTCTCTTTATAAAATAAAAGAAAGAAATTTTCCTCCACCCTTGGTATTTTGATATTACTGAGGGTGATCCCTTTTAATTTTTTTAGTAATTATATTATATTTTATAATTGTTTTTCTTTAATTATGATTATGATTGTTTTTCCGCAATATCTCCTGCTATGGGTAGTTTATACATTTTTCCTTGATATGCATTGTACATTAAAAATAGCCATAAAACAATACTCAGTAAAGTTAATAAGGTCGACAGCAAAGCACCTATGAATGGTATTACTTTCAGTATCATATTGGCGATGAATATGGCTGCAAAAACTACTGTAGACTGGATGGCATGAAATTTCACAAATTTACTCTCTTTTTCGATAATTATAAATAGAATTCCCGTAATCCATCCTAACACATAACACAATAATCCTGCAATATTTTCCTGTAAACCTGTAGAAGACTTTTTATTGTCCATACTAATATTACCCCCTCTATTTCTCTATTTTTATTTTTTTAATACTGCCTACCTATATGAACATCAATTTCAGTCTGGATTTAAGGTAAATACCCTTGGCAAGCAATATCACAAGTGTGATTATATCATAAAATATAAGCTGCATCAAATATATTTTATCAATTTTGTTAATAAATCCTGTCTGACTCCTTAAAAATAATTTCACAATCTACTCTGTTTTTACACAGCGAAGAGGATATGGTATGACTTACGGAAAATCAGGAATTTGCCAAAGAATGAACTCAACTTATGAGCCAGGTTATTGCCAAAGGCAATAAAATTAAAATCATTCATATGGTTAATCGTCCCCTTGATGAAATGCTGTCCGCCATCGTTCAATGGATGCCGTTATATATAAACAGTACGATAGAATCTTATTTCTATCCGAAACATAGGGACGGCCTGTTTAAACGCACACTTTTTTTATGCTCTGATTCTGCTGCAGTTTTTTCCAATTCATTTGGTGAAAGCAGTAAGAATATAGTGAGCTATCTATCTACTGATAGAGCTGTACTATTGTCTCTCCAAGATGAATTTTGCCGTTATCTTGAACTTTGCCGCCCTCTTATCCATGTTTTTACACCGGATAAACAGGAAATTTTTCTTAAAGCTCTGTCGGAATTTGAAAATCAACATTGCGATAGCATCCTGAAAACTATCGGATTTTCAAGCTCCACTATGCCTTCAGAATTAGTTTCGAAAATATTGGTGCGGACTTCCTATTTTAACGATCATAATATTATGGCTTATTTGAAGAGAAGGACAAAAGTCTTCCAAAGAAATCTTGAAAAAAACAAATTTATTGAAATAATATGCTTGCCAAAGTTAGAAGATGTTTTTGCCGGAAAAATTCCTATACCGTTAATGATTCATTACGGTGAAATTTTTTACTCTCCTCAAGAATACTTGCTTCATCTTCAAAACACAATTAAACTTCTGGAGAATTATTAGAACTATCATGCTTTTATTTTAGACAAAAAATCGATGGAACATCTTGAGATTTATGTCAAAGAAGAAACAGGAGTAATTATTGCAAAATATGACTTTCCGCAGGCCTTCTTCGGTCTTAATGAGAGTAATATGACTTCTGCTTTCTGGAGTTACATGAAAAACATTACTAATACTTTATCAAAAGAAAAACAGGATAAAATATATATTTTAAGGCAATTGAAACATATTGAAAGAGCCATAATTTTCAATATGAACAATGCACATGAATAAAACAGCCATCATTATGCTTTTCACAATTTTGTGATTGTTTTTTCTTACGGTTATTACATAGAAAAGTCTATCATTCCGCACCGATGGGGTAGAGTTTTTCATGCGTCCGGTCTCTTTTTGCTCCATAGCGCCTGCATCATCAATTGTAACAGTAATAAACTGGGCTAGCCGTGAATAAAATATAGAATGTATTATTGTTTGTTCTGACTATTCTCAAAAAGCTCTAAAAATTCATTTAAATCCTCTTTTATCAAACTATAAGTACTTTCAAGGTCATCAATTAAAGGTGCAAGCTTTTTTCTTAGATATATTATATGTAAATCAATTTCATACCGTGTATTTGCTCCAATGCAATTATCAATTGCTTGCCTGCTTTTAGTAGCACAAAGCTTTTTAACCAAGCACTCTACAGCATAAAATTCGGCTCCGAACTTACGAATTTTACCAGCTCGCCAGCGCTATCCAGCTGTTCTTTATTCCCGGTAAGCAACCTGGCTATAAGCCTTTTGCCCGCTGCCGGCGATAATACATACTGCCTGGTTGTTTTGTTCTCATTGCTCATTAACGATACCCCTTTTCATTTATGTTTTTTAATCTTTTTAAACTTAATTACTAACATATTACCTTAATTACTAATATATTACTGGCTTTTGCCGGTTCCAATATGCGCTCATAATATCTAATTCAAATATTCAATCACCTCTCGGTCGGATTACCCGGTCGGATTATTGTCTTAAATTTGATTTTTATCTCCTACTTAATTATACTCCAGGCGGTATATATCATCAATAGGTTGCAAAACCTTATTGGGTTGTAAAAAAATGCGCCCATTGACGTTTGCCTAATTATTATATATACTATGCCATGTGGATATAATAAGATTGGATTTTAGTTCCTAGTCCAGGCATTAATAAAACAATACAAGAAACAATACAAGGGGTGTTTTAATGACCGCAAATAACAGCATCCCGTCAGCAAAAAAAGTTACTATAGGGATTGAAGAGGATTTTCCGGTCCTTGTCGTCGAAACAATCGGCATAAGCAAGGAATCAACTGTGCTTCACTGGCATGGCTGTATGGAGATTTGTTATTTGAAGCAGGGAACAGGGACATACCTGATAGGAGGAAGAAATTATCCGTTTGAAAAGGGCGATGTTTTTGTAATAAACAGCAAGGAAGTCCATCTGGCTTATAATGACAAGGACGTCATCATGCTGGTCCTGTTGTTCGAACCGGAGCTTTTATGGACCGCTTCATGTTATCCTTTTGAGATGTATTATATGAAGCCATTCTGGAAATAGAAAATGAATTCAAAAACAAAAAGAATGGCTATAAACAAATGATTAAATCCCTCATCTTAAAGCTTTCCACTTACCTTTTAAGGTATCTTGACATGGAAGAAGACGAAGGACTTCCCGGCAGGCTGAAAAACTCCCTTAGGCTTGAACCGGTGTTCAGCTTCATTGATGCCAATTACAGCAGTAAAATCAGCCTGGAGGAGCTGGCGGCACTGGTCAATATGAGTGTTTCAAATTTCAGTTCGGTTTTTAAAAAAACCTTTGGAATATCACCTCTGGAATATGTTATCAGGGTGAGAATCGTCAAAGCTTCGGAACTCCTTATCTCTACTAATATGAAAATTATAAATATCGCATCGGACTGCGGTTTTTTCAGTATGTCGAATTTCATTGAATGCTTCAGGAAATACACCGGAAAGACGCCGAGAGACTTCAGAAAAACATACCACGTGAAATAGAGTAAATTATTAGTGGAATCCCGGAAGAAAAAAGCATTAGTCTTGTTTATAATGGTGTTTGATAAAAATCAAACACATGTTGATGTGGCAAGATCGGATGGTATAAATAATAATGAAGTATGTCATTGGTATAGATCAGGGCGCAACTAAAACACATGCGGCTTTGTCCGATGAAAACGGGTGTATCCTGGCTGTTGCCAGAACCAGTGGTGCCGAGCACCACTACAACGGACTGAACTGCCAGATCGGCTTTATAGACCGGGTTTGCAGTGAACTCCTGGAAAATGCCGGAATAGACAAGAAGGATGTCATGATAGTATTCAGCGGTCTGACCGGTGTAGACTGGCCTGGTGAGCAGGAACTCATGGAAAATGAAATCAGGAAACTCGGATTTTGCTGTAAAATTTTCATTGTAAATGATTGCATAGTAGCGCTTAGGGGCGGTACTTCGGAAAACTTCGGAGCGGTTATTTGCGCCGGAACAGGAGTAAACTGCGCCGTTATCAGTCCGGATGGCAGGGAATTCATTTATGGCTACTACGCAGAGAGTGATTTGCAGGGAGCTGTCGCCCTGGGGAGACATACACTGACCGCGGTATATAAATCGAAAACCGGCAGGCTCGGTCCGACTTGCCTGACCGAAAAGGTCAGACAGAGGTTCGGAATCAGTGATATTGACACATTGCTAAGGAGTGATGTCGAAGGCAGGCTGCCCGAGGAAAAGGTAATGCTTTTGCCCCTGGACTTGTTTGAAGCAGCATATGACGGCGATGTGATAGCGGCAGACATTATAAAAAAATACGGAGCCGGTCTTGCATCACTGGTGAACGCAAGGGCAGTGCTTTTCAATATGAACGGCATCGCTTTTGATGTAGTGGTATCGGGCAGCATATTCAAAGGACCCGGAACTTTGCTGACCGATGTGGTGACTTCCGAAATACACACTGTTTGTCCTAAAGCGAACATCATCAACGCCCGTTATGAACCTGTGGCAGGAGCAGTCATCCTGGCGCTTGAGAAGCTCCATGGCCGGTATGAGAATAAAATCAGGCATAACATTGAGACGACTTCATCAAATTTTGGACTGCTGAGACAGTTTAAAAAAACGTGAATTAAAGGATATGAACCGGATGAGGGACTTCCGGTGCACAGTATGGAGAGGTGAAATATGAAAAGCTTGAAGATTGCAGTAATAGGAGCAGGCAGCACCTATACTCCCGAGCTGATTAACGGGTTTGTTACAAGGAAAAACCAGATCCGGTTGAGTAGCCTGGCTCTTATGGATATAAACAGGGGTAAGCTGGAAATAGTTTCCGGACTAATCCGGAGGATACTCAAGGCAAATGAAATGAGGCCGGAAATTATAATTACCGAAAGCCTTGAAGAAGCTATCGAAGGTGCGAATTACCTAATTTGCCAGGTAAGGGTTGGAGGCCTCGATGCAAGGATCAGGGATGAGAAAATCCCTCTGAAATACTGTCTGCTGGGGCAGGAAACAACAGGTGCCGGTGGTTTCATGAAGGCTTTGAGAACCATACCTGTCATAATGAATGTGGCAAAGACAATGGAACGACTTGCGCCGAAAGCCTGGCTTA is a genomic window containing:
- a CDS encoding helix-turn-helix transcriptional regulator, giving the protein MIKSLILKLSTYLLRYLDMEEDEGLPGRLKNSLRLEPVFSFIDANYSSKISLEELAALVNMSVSNFSSVFKKTFGISPLEYVIRVRIVKASELLISTNMKIINIASDCGFFSMSNFIECFRKYTGKTPRDFRKTYHVK
- a CDS encoding DUF4870 domain-containing protein, whose translation is MDNKKSSTGLQENIAGLLCYVLGWITGILFIIIEKESKFVKFHAIQSTVVFAAIFIANMILKVIPFIGALLSTLLTLLSIVLWLFLMYNAYQGKMYKLPIAGDIAEKQS
- a CDS encoding AraC family ligand binding domain-containing protein; its protein translation is MTANNSIPSAKKVTIGIEEDFPVLVVETIGISKESTVLHWHGCMEICYLKQGTGTYLIGGRNYPFEKGDVFVINSKEVHLAYNDKDVIMLVLLFEPELLWTASCYPFEMYYMKPFWK